The genomic region GAGCGGGTTCGCAGCCGACGTCCCCAGAAGAGGAATCCGGTCGTGACGCTGGGAGCTTCCTCGTCTGGTCCGGGCCTCTCGAGACGGCCACCCGGGTCACCGGCACGCCCCGAATCACCATGACGGCCAAGGGCGAGGGGAACGTCATGGTCAAGCTGTACGACGTGGACGAGGACGGCAACGCTGTCGCATTCGACGAGCGAGTCTCCAGGCTGGACCGGGACCGGCTGGACATCGGCCTGAAGTCGACCGACTGGACCCTGCGGGCCGGTCACCGCCTCGCCGTGGAGATCGGCTCGGTGCGGACCGGCGATTGGCTCGACACCCCCTCCAAGCAAAAGATCCGGATCAGTAACGCCCGTCTCCATCTGCCCTTGGACAACCCGGCTGAAGACATCGCCACCGGTGGCGACCGAGCGCCGTGGCTCGACACCTTCATGCAGATCAACGCGGCGCAGCTGAAGCCCGGCCCAGCCACGTTCTCGGTGCCCCCGGCCCGTGCGCGGCACTGAGGACGCCACACCGCTGGACAGCCTCGTCGCGTTGGCTCACGGGGCGGAGCACAGTTCCCCCACGCAGCGCGGCCGACGACCATGCCGCGGGGCCCCGGCCAGGCCGGTGGGCGGGGCCCCGCGAGCCCAGCATGCGCCCGAGCAGCAACCGGCGACTGGCGGGCATCCGATAAGCCCGCCGTGCTCCGAAGCGCCTTCGCGTCCACATCAAGGAGGGCGGCATGACGAGCGGCACGATGCAGCCTCCGGCCCAACGTCCGAGTTCGGGCCCAGCCCGCGCCCGGAGCCCCGGTCGTCAGAGGGTGGGTGAGAGGCCGGCCCGGAGGATGTCGAGGTAGTTGTCGATCGCGGCCCCCTGCCGCTCCGCCGGGTGCTCGCTGACGGCGTGGATCAGGCCGCACAGGAGCTTGAGCAGGTTTTCGCCGGTGAGGGCAGGGGCAGGGCGGATGCGTGCGAGCAGGTGGGAGGTGACTTCGACCAGCTCTCCCTTGGCCCGGTGCAGAGAGTCCGTCTCGTCGGACCCGGTGATCAGAACGTCGGTGAGGCCCGGTCGCGCCAGGGCGGTCAGGAGTGCCGTGCGGAGGAAGTCAACGAGCGCCTTGGCGGGATCGGGGTGTCCGCCGGCTGCCGCCGCCGCATCGATGAGCTCTCGGACCGCCTCTTCCAGGACGGACTCCCGCATGGCCCGCTGCGTGGGGAAGACCCGATAGACCGTCCCGACCCCCACGCCCGCCCTGCGCGCGAGCTCGTTGAGGGTGAGCGCGATCTCCCCGCCGATGACGGCGCCGCGGGCCTCATCGAAGATCCTCTGCCTGTTGCGTGCGGCATCCGACCTCATGATCCCTCCTTCGCATACCTATGTGGATAACCTATCAGGTGGGTGCTACGGTGAAGTGGATAACCAATCCACTTCACTTCGTCAGGAGCGGCCATGACCGTTGTGTTCATCCATGGAGTACCGGAGACGCCCTCCGTCTGGAACGACCTCCGGGGGCGGATCGACCGCCCCGCCACGACCCTGCGGCTGCCCGGATTCGGCAGCCCTCGCCCGGCCCACCTGGACGGCAAGGAGGCGTACGCCGTCTGGCTGGCGAACGAGCTGCGCGCCCTCGGTGAGCCCGTCGATCTCGTGGGCCACGACTGGGGCGCGCATCTGGTGATGCGGATCGTCTCCGCCTACGACGTTCCGGTACGCAGCTGGGTGTCCGACGTCGCACACGGCTGGCACCCCGACTATCAGTGGCACGAGGCGGCCACCCTCTTCCAGAAGACCCCGGAGGGCGAGGAGCTGCTCGCGTCACTGCGCACCCAGACCCCCGGCAGCCCCAGCTTCGGCGACTTCCTCCGCCCCCGGGGGATGAGCGCCGAACTGGCGGCAGAAGTCGACACCGCCCACGACGAGGAGATGAGCAAGGCCATCCTGACGCTCTACCGCTCGGCCTGGCCCAACTTCTACACCGACTGGGGCAAGGACTTCGACCGCCCCGCTCAGGTGCCGGGGCTCGTCCTGATCCCGACCGGCGATCCGATGGCACAGCCCGCGATGGACCTGGATATGGCCACGCGAATCGGGGCACAGGCAGTGGAACTGGACAACCTCACCCACTACTGGATGCTCCAGGATCCTGATCGGGGCGCGGAGGTACTCAACCGATTCTGGGACTCCCGGCCCGCATGACATCCGGTACCGGTGGGCGACGTCCTCGCGGTGATGAGG from Streptomyces sp. NBC_00878 harbors:
- a CDS encoding alpha/beta fold hydrolase; the encoded protein is MTVVFIHGVPETPSVWNDLRGRIDRPATTLRLPGFGSPRPAHLDGKEAYAVWLANELRALGEPVDLVGHDWGAHLVMRIVSAYDVPVRSWVSDVAHGWHPDYQWHEAATLFQKTPEGEELLASLRTQTPGSPSFGDFLRPRGMSAELAAEVDTAHDEEMSKAILTLYRSAWPNFYTDWGKDFDRPAQVPGLVLIPTGDPMAQPAMDLDMATRIGAQAVELDNLTHYWMLQDPDRGAEVLNRFWDSRPA
- a CDS encoding TetR/AcrR family transcriptional regulator, with protein sequence MRSDAARNRQRIFDEARGAVIGGEIALTLNELARRAGVGVGTVYRVFPTQRAMRESVLEEAVRELIDAAAAAGGHPDPAKALVDFLRTALLTALARPGLTDVLITGSDETDSLHRAKGELVEVTSHLLARIRPAPALTGENLLKLLCGLIHAVSEHPAERQGAAIDNYLDILRAGLSPTL